The genomic segment CGTACGTATCATACAGCTTAAAAACCACGTCGCCAGCCAACGTAGAGCCCTGTAATTTATCGATCGCAGCGCTAAGCATGGCCATACCATTATCCAAGGTCTTGGCAAATTGCTGCTCTTCAGCAAGGATAACCTTTTCAACTTGTGGCAAGGCTTGCACCAGCTCAGGATAGGCCTCACCCATTTCATCAGCCAAAGGCTTCGCTAACTGATGAAAGAACGGCTGCTTGACACCTAATTTGTGTGCGTGACGAATAGCACGGCGCATAATACGCCGCAGCACATACCCCCTGCCCTCATTGGCAGGAATCACCCCATCAACAATCAAAAATGCACATGAGCGAATGTGATCAGCAATGACGCGCAGCGATTGATTGCTTAAATCACCGGTATTGGTAATGCTGTCTGCCGCCTTTAACAGGCTTTGAAATAAATCAATTTCATAGTTGTTATGCACACCTTGCATTAGCGCCGCAATGCGCTCAAGCCCCATACCGGTATCGACTGAGGGCTTAGGTAAAGCAGTCATGGTACCGTCGGCACTGCGCTGGTACTGCATAAAGACCACGTTCCAGATTTCAATAAAACGGTCGCCATCCTCTTCTGGCGAGCCGGGTGGCCCACCCCAAATATGCTCACCATGATCGTAAAATATTTCGGTACAAGGACCACATGGGCCAGTATCACCCATAGCCCAGAAGTTGTCAGAGGCGTACTTTTCACCTTTATTGTCGCCAATGCGGATAATTTTTTCGGCGGGCACGCCAATTTGATCTCGCCAGATAGCATAGGCCTCATCATCATCGGCATATACTGTGACAGTGAGCTTTGACGCCGGAATATTCATCCATTCGCTTGAGGTTAAAAATTCCCAGGCGTAGTGAATAGCATCTTGCTTAAAATAGTCGCCAAAAGAAAAATTACCTAACATTTCAAAAAATGTATGATGACGCGCCGTATAGCCAACATTCTCAAGATCATTATGCTTACCCCCGGCTCTTACACAGCGCTGGGAGGTTGTTGCTCTTGAGTAATCACGCGGGTCTTCGCCTAAAAACACATCCTTAAACTGCACCATCCCTGCATTGGTAAACAACAAAGTTGGGTCATTACCCGGCACTAAGGAGCTTGAGGCGACACGCTGATGATCTTTAGCCGCAAAAAAGCTCAGGAAGGACTCTCTGATGTCAGCACTTTTCATGATGTTCTCTTTACTATTAATACTTATAAACCCTGCTCATTAAGCTGGGTATTTGCCAAAACATGAAAATGCAGATGGAATACGGTCTGTCCAGCATCTGCACCATTATTTGCAATTAATCGGAAATGTTGATGGCCGGCTCGTTGCGCAACATGCGCAGCAACCCAGTTTAAGTGTCCTAGCAGCTGCTTGTCTTCCGCTGTTGCATCAAGCAGTGAACGCAGCGGCTTTTTGGGAATCACTAGCACATGGAATGGTGCCTGAGGGCTTCGATCGTTTATCACGATACACTGTTGATCCTCAAACACGATCTCGGCAGCTATCTCACGATCAATAATCTGCGTGAACACTGATCTAGACATATCCAAGCTAATTAGTTTTTATCTAACACTCGCGCCTGATCTTCAAGCATAACCGGAATACCGTCCCGAATTGGGTAAGCTAGGCCGCTAGCCTTACAGACCAATTCTTGATTGGCCTTATCATACTCAAGCGGCGCTTTCGTCACAGGGCAGACCAATATATCCAGCAGTTTTTCATCAAACATGCACTTTCTCATCTTTCTCGGCGATTACAGGCGAGCGATTATAAACCCGATAGTTTTGAATTTCATCTGCTGATGCTAGATATCACTGAGCATGGCAATGCGTCGACTATGGATCGGCCGCAGGCTTTGGCATGGGNGGCACAAGCAAACTAGGGTCAATCCTTTGCTTGTACCAATTCATGCGCCAATCAAGATGTGGACCGGTCGAGCGTCCACCCTGACCAACTTTTGCCACCACCTGCCCNTGCTGCACAGCATCACCAGGCTGAACCAAAATCTCGCTAAGATGCAAGAAGCTTGATGAGATACCGTAGCCATGATCAATGATCAGGGTCCCGCCGGAATAAAACATATCTGGGTGCGCCATAGTCACCTGACCATCCGCTGGCGCCAGCACCGGCGTTCCGTTTGGCGCCGCAATATCAATGCCATAGTGTGGCCGCCCTGGCTGACCGTTATATACCCGCTGTGAACCATAGACACCGGTAATAATAGATTGCAGCGGCCAAATAAATGACTGCTTAAAACCCAAATTCTCAATATGTTTTGCCCTAGCGCGCACCACTTGAGCGGTTTCTTGACGGATTCTGGCCAGCGTCTCTGGCGGCTTTTTACTGGCGGTGATCTTTTTATCGATACCCTCGATACGCTGAATATTATACTCACGTGGCGCTATCTGCAGCGTTTTGACAATCTCTTGCCCTGAATTAAAGCGCAGTTTCAATTCAGCCGAGGAGGCAAAGTCGCGACCAAAACCAAATACAAAGTCACCCGCTGGGCTTATACGTAATGCTTGCTGATTAAACATCACTTGCTGTAAATCATCGGCTTGACCGCGAATCATACCACCCTGAATGAAATCGCCTTGAAGCTGGTAAGGATTCTCCGCGTATAAACCTGCGCTGGCAGAATACCCAAGGCAGCCTAGTAAAATTAACAACAAACGTCGCATGCAACTCTCCACTGTCGTTCACGTTTTATGATAGGAAATTGACTCAATATACCAAAGCGCTGAGCCCTCTGGGGTATGTACAAGCAGCTCATCGTCAACAGCCTTACCTAAACAGGCTTTCGCCATCGGCGAGTCTATTGAGATATAGTCGTCAATGCCAAAATATATTTCATCTGCGCCTACAATGCGAAATCGACGGCGCTGCTCGGCATCATTAATCACTTCAACATAGGCACCAAAATACGCTTTATGCTCTTGTGTTGGCGAATATTCAACTACCTGCACCGATTCAATACGCTTTGATAAATAGCGCACGCGCCGATCAATTTCGCGAAGCCGCTTTTTATTGTATTGATAATCTGCATTCTCACTGCGGTCACCCAATGACGCAGCCCAACTTACCTTGCGCGTCACTTCAGGCCGTTCCTCACGCCATAACTGATCAAGCTCTTGCTTGAGTCGCTGATAGCCCTCAGGCGTTATTAAATTTGCTGGCATGCAATTAAGAAGACTGAATCGTTAAATTACAAGGCAGTTGATTATCAACGACCACCTGCTGATCAATCGCGGTGGTAAATAAACGGGCCGCATTGAGTTGACCAGATTGCAGCAACTGCTGTTGAATCTGCTGCGCACGCTGCCTCGCAAGCGCCTGCAGTTGAGGTTCTGCAACTGTTTCAAGAGAAAGTAATGCCTGCTGCAT from the Pseudomonadales bacterium genome contains:
- a CDS encoding histidine triad nucleotide-binding protein codes for the protein MSRSVFTQIIDREIAAEIVFEDQQCIVINDRSPQAPFHVLVIPKKPLRSLLDATAEDKQLLGHLNWVAAHVAQRAGHQHFRLIANNGADAGQTVFHLHFHVLANTQLNEQGL
- a CDS encoding Trm112 family protein; the protein is MFDEKLLDILVCPVTKAPLEYDKANQELVCKASGLAYPIRDGIPVMLEDQARVLDKN
- a CDS encoding M23 family metallopeptidase, with protein sequence MRRLLLILLGCLGYSASAGLYAENPYQLQGDFIQGGMIRGQADDLQQVMFNQQALRISPAGDFVFGFGRDFASSAELKLRFNSGQEIVKTLQIAPREYNIQRIEGIDKKITASKKPPETLARIRQETAQVVRARAKHIENLGFKQSFIWPLQSIITGVYGSQRVYNGQPGRPHYGIDIAAPNGTPVLAPADGQVTMAHPDMFYSGGTLIIDHGYGISSSFLHLSEILVQPGDAVQXGQVVAKVGQGGRSTGPHLDWRMNWYKQRIDPSLLVPPMPKPAADP
- the greB gene encoding transcription elongation factor GreB; translation: MPANLITPEGYQRLKQELDQLWREERPEVTRKVSWAASLGDRSENADYQYNKKRLREIDRRVRYLSKRIESVQVVEYSPTQEHKAYFGAYVEVINDAEQRRRFRIVGADEIYFGIDDYISIDSPMAKACLGKAVDDELLVHTPEGSALWYIESISYHKT